In Granulicatella elegans, one genomic interval encodes:
- a CDS encoding two-component system regulatory protein YycI — translation MDFRRSTLVLIISFLFLDIFLFGTFWQMKKEIKTPLNTSINVMEQMRADGITVTSVNTTVESLPIIQISPTNIEHLISNLPNQVATYDKGVISSQLLAPIQLTLDANSNTTMDNFAELTSYVESGSIINGNQYTWFNYNPTTRKVIYAQRANQIPVMDGSSQIIFTLNANNQVISYEQTFAGNVEVLGANRALITSQKAMEVLYLAGRIPTRSTVSVVRLSYYKSLALKDLSIYSPAWYVEFKQADGQTLVRRVDAIRGTVLTNEATETVNTTNP, via the coding sequence ATGGATTTTAGACGTTCAACATTAGTGTTAATTATCAGTTTTCTCTTTCTAGATATCTTTTTGTTTGGAACATTTTGGCAAATGAAAAAAGAAATCAAGACGCCTTTAAATACAAGTATCAATGTAATGGAACAAATGAGAGCGGATGGCATAACGGTAACAAGCGTGAATACGACGGTAGAATCTCTTCCTATTATTCAAATCAGTCCAACTAATATTGAACATTTAATCAGCAATTTACCGAACCAAGTTGCAACTTATGATAAAGGTGTTATTTCTTCACAATTATTAGCACCGATTCAACTAACATTGGATGCGAATAGTAATACTACAATGGATAATTTTGCAGAATTAACAAGTTATGTAGAAAGTGGTTCGATTATAAACGGAAATCAATATACATGGTTTAATTATAATCCGACAACACGAAAAGTGATTTACGCGCAACGTGCAAATCAAATTCCTGTCATGGATGGAAGTAGTCAAATTATTTTTACGCTAAATGCCAATAATCAAGTCATTAGTTATGAACAAACTTTTGCGGGAAACGTTGAAGTGTTGGGGGCTAATCGTGCCTTAATTACTTCTCAAAAAGCAATGGAAGTATTATATTTAGCCGGAAGAATCCCAACTCGTTCGACTGTTTCTGTTGTTCGATTATCGTATTACAAGTCTTTAGCATTAAAAGATTTATCGATTTATTCTCCAGCATGGTATGTAGAATTTAAACAAGCAGATGGACAAACTCTCGTTCGTCGAGTAGATGCGATTCGTGGTACAGTATTAACAAATGAGGCTACAGAAACAGTGAATACAACGAATCCATAG
- the dnaB gene encoding replicative DNA helicase, with the protein MDEQFEGRIPPQNLDAEQSVLGAILLDPDSIVSVMEFLMPDDFYRVNHQVIFKAMVELNNDSSPIDIVSVAERLNQNKQLENAGGQLYLLELAEKVPTASNVEYYSKIVSEKSTLRKLIRTSTDIATDAYGETDEVAAVLDRAERSILEVSEKRNRAGFVDITKVLNEAYLSLEERMKNTGEITGIPTGYIDLDRMTSGLHSDELIILAARPSVGKTAFVLNIAKNVATKTNETVAIFSLEMSAESLVNRMLCSEGSIDASNMRNGRLTEEELRSYFVASGTLSNAPIYIDDTPGIRVSEIRAKCRRLKQERNNLGLIVIDYLQLIEGNGRESRQQEVSEISRNLKKLAKELSVPVIALSQLSRGVEQRQDKRPVMSDIRESGSIEQDADIVAFLYREDYYRQEPDEDGNVPQQESNNIIEVIIEKNRSGPRGTVELMFIKEYNKFTSIASKSLEASMPPM; encoded by the coding sequence GTGGATGAACAATTTGAAGGAAGAATTCCACCGCAAAATTTAGATGCAGAACAATCTGTACTAGGAGCGATATTATTAGATCCAGATTCAATTGTATCTGTAATGGAATTTTTAATGCCTGATGATTTTTATCGTGTGAATCATCAAGTCATTTTTAAAGCGATGGTAGAGTTAAATAATGATTCTTCGCCCATTGATATTGTTTCAGTTGCAGAACGTTTAAATCAAAATAAACAATTAGAAAATGCAGGAGGACAACTGTATTTGCTTGAATTAGCAGAAAAAGTTCCAACTGCTTCGAATGTGGAATATTATTCTAAAATCGTTAGTGAAAAATCAACTTTACGAAAATTAATTCGAACTTCTACGGATATTGCAACAGATGCATATGGTGAAACAGATGAAGTAGCAGCCGTGTTGGATAGAGCTGAAAGAAGTATTTTAGAAGTTTCTGAAAAGAGAAATCGAGCAGGATTTGTAGATATTACAAAAGTCTTGAATGAAGCGTATTTATCTCTTGAAGAGCGTATGAAAAATACGGGAGAAATTACAGGGATTCCAACAGGATACATCGATTTAGATCGAATGACTTCTGGACTTCATTCGGATGAATTAATTATTTTAGCAGCACGTCCATCTGTTGGTAAAACAGCGTTTGTATTAAATATTGCTAAAAATGTTGCGACAAAAACAAATGAAACGGTAGCCATTTTCAGCTTAGAAATGAGTGCGGAATCTCTTGTAAACCGGATGTTATGTTCGGAAGGAAGTATTGATGCAAGTAATATGCGAAATGGACGTTTAACGGAAGAAGAACTACGTAGTTATTTTGTAGCATCGGGTACTTTATCGAATGCACCTATTTATATTGATGATACTCCAGGGATTCGTGTATCAGAAATTCGTGCAAAATGCAGACGATTAAAACAAGAACGAAATAATTTAGGATTAATTGTGATTGATTATTTACAATTAATCGAAGGAAATGGACGAGAAAGTCGTCAACAAGAAGTTTCAGAAATTTCAAGAAATTTAAAGAAACTTGCTAAAGAACTAAGTGTTCCAGTGATTGCTTTATCTCAATTATCTCGTGGAGTAGAGCAAAGACAAGATAAACGTCCGGTGATGTCGGATATTCGTGAATCTGGTTCGATTGAGCAAGATGCGGATATTGTAGCATTCTTATATCGAGAGGATTATTACCGACAAGAACCAGATGAAGATGGAAATGTTCCACAACAAGAATCGAATAATATTATTGAAGTCATTATAGAAAAGAACCGTAGCGGTCCACGAGGAACCGTAGAATTAATGTTTATTAAAGAATATAATAAATTTACATCGATAGCATCGAAAAGTTTAGAAGCTTCAATGCCACCAATGTAA
- the yycF gene encoding response regulator YycF — MKKILVVDDEKPISDIVKFSLSKEGFEVVTAFDGEEGLAVFAAENPDLVILDLMLPKIEGLEVCREIRKTSNVPIIMVTAKDSEIDKVLGLELGADDYVTKPFSNRELTARVKANLRRQHIAPSEPEEEKVANEIVLGSLIIHEDAYVVSKRGEEIELTHREFELLHYLAKHIGQVITREHLLQTVWGYDYFGDVRTVDVTVRRLREKIEDTPSHPTWIMTRRGVGYYIKTPEQEKEA, encoded by the coding sequence ATGAAAAAGATTTTAGTAGTAGATGACGAAAAGCCAATCTCAGATATTGTCAAATTTAGTTTGTCAAAAGAAGGGTTCGAAGTTGTTACCGCATTTGATGGAGAAGAAGGATTAGCAGTTTTTGCTGCGGAAAATCCTGATTTAGTCATTTTAGATTTGATGTTACCAAAAATTGAAGGATTAGAAGTTTGCCGAGAAATTCGTAAAACAAGTAATGTTCCAATTATTATGGTAACGGCTAAAGATTCAGAAATTGATAAAGTGTTAGGGTTAGAATTAGGAGCCGATGACTACGTGACAAAGCCATTCTCGAATCGAGAATTAACGGCACGTGTAAAAGCGAATTTACGTCGTCAACATATTGCCCCTAGTGAACCGGAGGAAGAAAAAGTAGCGAACGAAATTGTATTAGGTTCTTTAATTATTCATGAAGACGCCTATGTGGTATCTAAACGAGGAGAAGAAATTGAATTAACACATCGTGAATTTGAATTACTTCACTATTTAGCAAAACATATTGGGCAAGTCATTACGAGAGAACACTTATTACAAACAGTTTGGGGATATGATTACTTCGGAGATGTTCGTACGGTTGACGTAACTGTCAGACGTTTACGTGAGAAAATTGAAGACACACCAAGTCATCCGACATGGATTATGACAAGACGTGGAGTAGGTTACTATATTAAAACTCCAGAACAAGAAAAAGAAGCTTAG
- a CDS encoding YycH family regulatory protein produces the protein MGMRIRLRFLVAILLLLSLLSLVLTTVIVFRPVEIFSPNGFTRNVASTNQDASTQTRVNYTLEDVFRPTRFVYSYENKVKMTSDPSILDAVNNFFVGKYKELSKKEVLSQENYEQLVIRDSFSQLLFDAPVTFGVMTRYFNDVPDEYKQETFSRIIYRHDDQKNVYFINDYTKQVFQAKSDVDIQTEFAKYYEEDKFHLVESYILKNKQIFIEVNTIPLEKQTYLMEQIPMSFYITQLFANPSELRNRSDGQSIIYNDNLSQLKMDRSTNVISYYQNRVDDEHLTPTVHLQQSFAQMKKLGGWKLGMSFSDFDSERKIVEYMRYAGAYPILSNAKEGLSQFIITATGIEKMRVSSLIAETPIPSKNESVDLMSGKDLMDQILGKGIALDTLEDIRLGYAWQLSRESNQIVEFVPNWFMKIDHTWRTLEELTLPTLEQGGDNDGF, from the coding sequence ATGGGAATGAGAATACGTTTAAGATTTTTAGTCGCAATTTTGTTACTATTAAGTTTATTGAGTTTAGTATTAACAACAGTCATTGTTTTTCGTCCAGTAGAAATTTTTTCTCCAAATGGATTTACGAGAAATGTTGCTTCTACAAACCAAGATGCTAGTACGCAAACAAGAGTTAATTATACATTAGAGGATGTTTTTCGACCAACACGCTTTGTTTATTCTTATGAAAATAAAGTAAAAATGACTAGTGATCCTTCGATTCTTGACGCGGTGAATAATTTTTTTGTAGGAAAATATAAAGAATTATCGAAAAAAGAAGTACTATCTCAAGAAAATTATGAACAATTAGTCATTCGAGATTCATTTAGTCAGTTATTATTTGATGCTCCAGTAACATTTGGAGTGATGACAAGATATTTTAATGATGTGCCTGATGAATATAAACAAGAAACTTTTAGTCGTATCATTTATCGTCATGATGATCAAAAGAATGTTTACTTTATCAATGATTATACAAAGCAAGTATTTCAAGCTAAGTCAGATGTAGATATTCAAACAGAATTTGCTAAATATTATGAGGAGGATAAATTTCACTTAGTAGAATCGTATATTTTGAAAAATAAACAAATTTTTATTGAAGTGAATACGATTCCTCTTGAAAAACAAACATACTTAATGGAACAAATTCCGATGAGTTTTTATATCACTCAACTTTTCGCAAATCCTTCGGAATTAAGAAATAGAAGTGATGGACAATCGATTATTTATAATGATAATTTATCCCAATTAAAAATGGATCGTTCAACGAATGTTATTTCTTATTACCAAAATCGAGTGGATGATGAACATTTAACTCCAACTGTTCATTTACAACAATCTTTTGCTCAGATGAAAAAATTAGGTGGATGGAAATTAGGAATGAGTTTTTCAGACTTTGATAGTGAGAGAAAAATTGTAGAATATATGCGATATGCAGGGGCTTATCCGATTCTTTCAAATGCCAAAGAAGGATTATCTCAATTTATTATTACAGCAACAGGTATTGAAAAAATGCGTGTATCTTCTTTAATTGCAGAAACACCAATTCCATCTAAAAATGAATCGGTTGATTTAATGAGTGGAAAAGACTTAATGGACCAAATTTTAGGAAAAGGAATTGCACTAGATACATTAGAGGATATTCGTTTAGGATATGCTTGGCAATTAAGCCGTGAAAGTAACCAAATTGTTGAATTTGTTCCAAATTGGTTTATGAAGATAGATCATACTTGGAGAACTTTAGAAGAACTAACTTTACCAACGCTTGAACAAGGAGGAGATAACGATGGATTTTAG
- a CDS encoding adenylosuccinate synthase, which produces MSSVVVVGTQWGDEGKGKITDFLSEKAEYVARYQGGDNAGHTIQFGGETYKLHLIPSGIFSPEKLCIIGNGVVVNPKSLVTELAYLHERNITTDNLRISDRAHVILPYHIELDRLQEEAKGDKKIGTTIKGIGPAYMDKAARVGIRIADLLDREVFEERLRLNLEDKNRQFTKLYDASPMNFEEIFEEYYEYGQQMKQYVCDTSVLLNEALDNGKRVLFEGAQGVMLDIDQGTYPFVTSSNPLAGGVTIGSGVGPSKVTKVVGVCKAYTSRVGDGPFPTELCDEIGSRIREVGREYGTTTGRPRRVGWFDSVVMRHSKRVSGITNLCLNSIDVLTGLETVKICVAYRKPNGEEISHYPASLVELGQCEPVYEELPGWTEDITGCRTLDELPIEAQNYVRRVSELVGVKISTFSVGPDRNQTNILEDVWDSK; this is translated from the coding sequence ATGTCATCAGTAGTAGTAGTAGGTACACAATGGGGCGACGAAGGAAAAGGTAAAATTACTGATTTCCTAAGTGAAAAAGCAGAGTATGTGGCTCGTTATCAAGGAGGGGATAATGCTGGACATACGATTCAGTTTGGTGGAGAAACGTATAAATTGCATTTAATTCCGTCAGGAATTTTCTCGCCAGAAAAACTTTGTATTATTGGAAATGGGGTTGTGGTCAATCCAAAATCTTTAGTAACAGAGTTAGCTTATTTACATGAACGAAATATTACGACTGATAATTTAAGAATTTCAGATCGTGCGCACGTAATTTTGCCATATCATATTGAATTGGATCGTTTACAAGAAGAAGCTAAAGGGGACAAGAAAATCGGTACAACGATTAAAGGAATTGGCCCTGCTTATATGGATAAAGCTGCTCGTGTGGGAATTCGTATTGCGGATTTGTTAGATCGAGAAGTTTTTGAAGAACGTTTACGTTTGAATTTAGAAGACAAAAACCGTCAATTTACTAAATTATATGATGCAAGTCCAATGAATTTTGAAGAAATTTTTGAAGAATATTATGAATATGGGCAACAAATGAAACAATATGTTTGTGATACTTCCGTATTATTGAACGAAGCTTTAGATAATGGAAAACGAGTATTATTTGAAGGTGCACAAGGTGTGATGTTGGATATTGACCAAGGAACCTATCCATTTGTAACTTCTTCTAATCCATTAGCAGGTGGGGTGACAATTGGTAGTGGCGTAGGTCCTTCAAAAGTGACAAAAGTAGTCGGTGTTTGTAAAGCATATACCTCTCGTGTAGGAGATGGCCCATTCCCTACAGAATTATGTGATGAAATTGGAAGCCGTATTCGTGAAGTTGGTCGTGAATATGGAACAACTACTGGACGTCCACGTCGTGTTGGATGGTTTGATAGTGTTGTGATGAGACATTCTAAACGTGTATCAGGCATTACAAATCTATGCTTGAATAGTATCGATGTATTAACTGGATTAGAAACGGTAAAAATTTGTGTTGCTTATCGTAAACCAAATGGAGAAGAAATTAGCCATTATCCAGCAAGTTTAGTAGAATTAGGACAATGTGAACCAGTTTATGAAGAACTTCCAGGTTGGACTGAGGATATTACAGGTTGCCGTACATTGGATGAATTACCAATTGAAGCGCAAAACTATGTACGTAGAGTTTCAGAATTAGTAGGAGTAAAAATCTCAACATTCTCAGTAGGCCCTGATAGAAATCAAACCAACATTTTAGAAGATGTTTGGGATAGTAAATAA
- a CDS encoding MBL fold metallo-hydrolase, protein MSESSFLVSLLTSGSSGNATYIETPQRKILVDCGLTGKAITAQMEKIGRSVADIDTILVTHEHLDHIKGIGVLARKYGMDIYANEKTWKAMENKNIGVIKQEQKHLFEPGVTKTFGDIDVMSFAVSHDAACPQFYTFQKDQKQFVMLTDTGYVSEKLRRLLYNADAYLMESNHDVDMLRMGNYAWHLKQRILSDKGHLSNEDGALAMCEMLGDKTKRIYLGHLSQDNNLKELAYQTAESILLQHDCGIHETFEVYHTDPYEPTELFRV, encoded by the coding sequence ATGAGTGAATCAAGTTTTTTAGTGAGTTTGCTAACGAGTGGAAGCTCGGGAAATGCGACCTATATTGAAACACCACAACGAAAAATTTTAGTCGATTGCGGTTTAACTGGAAAAGCAATTACTGCTCAAATGGAAAAAATAGGGCGTTCAGTTGCAGATATTGATACCATTTTAGTGACGCATGAACATTTAGATCATATTAAAGGTATCGGAGTATTAGCAAGAAAATATGGTATGGATATTTATGCCAATGAGAAAACATGGAAAGCGATGGAAAATAAAAATATTGGTGTGATTAAGCAAGAACAAAAGCATTTATTTGAACCAGGAGTGACCAAAACTTTTGGAGATATTGATGTAATGAGTTTTGCTGTATCTCATGACGCAGCTTGTCCTCAATTTTACACTTTTCAAAAAGATCAAAAACAATTTGTCATGCTGACCGATACAGGGTATGTGAGTGAGAAATTAAGAAGATTATTATATAATGCAGATGCTTATTTAATGGAAAGTAATCATGATGTCGATATGTTACGCATGGGAAATTATGCTTGGCATTTAAAACAAAGGATATTAAGCGATAAAGGGCATTTATCCAATGAAGATGGCGCATTAGCGATGTGTGAAATGCTAGGAGATAAGACAAAAAGAATTTATCTAGGTCATTTAAGCCAAGATAATAATTTGAAAGAATTAGCGTATCAAACAGCTGAATCTATTTTATTACAACATGATTGTGGCATTCATGAAACTTTTGAAGTGTATCATACCGATCCATATGAACCGACTGAATTGTTTAGAGTTTAA
- the walK gene encoding cell wall metabolism sensor histidine kinase WalK has translation MQKVKRFFRSIQFKIPVLFIFMLMISLQLIVANFLRQLETQMISNFQEQIQLQVGFLKNSVQPILDREDKDEVKITEISKILQDYPTGSSIVEARVLDSQGYILGTTNQSQQSVIGTRTTESDVQQVLLTNTVYTYNYTEHDTRYWKIVSPISSSSGNLGNPLGIISVTTNIESRYTQVKDIGVIFVSSSLIAIVLVIIITFLISQGITKPIAEMKKQTEKIAEGNYTGEVKIYSDDELGQLGQAINDLSFKIKEAQESTESERQRLDSVLRHMSDGVIATDRRGRIVIMNTAALDILNLKSEKVIGMPLLSILPLEEKVSFRELLETQQECLIHLEDDGEDSIIQCEFSVIQRESGFISGLVCVLTDVTEQQKIDRERRNFVSNVSHELRTPLTSIKSYTEALVDGAWENKEIAPGFLKVIETETERMMRMITDLLNLSRMDQNRLGLEKEFIHMNELVVHIVSRFEMVLQSEPYRDKNYRILTDITQRDLWVELDQDKITQVLDNIINNAIKYSPDGGRIIVRLMETHTDIIVSVSDEGLGIARKDIPHLFDRFYRVDKARSRAMGGSGLGLAIAQEVIQLHGGKIWVNSIENKGSTFFVSLPYIPFEEDGEWE, from the coding sequence ATGCAAAAAGTGAAACGATTCTTTCGTTCCATTCAATTTAAAATCCCTGTGTTATTTATTTTCATGCTGATGATTTCGTTACAATTAATTGTTGCAAATTTCCTTCGTCAATTAGAAACACAGATGATTTCAAATTTCCAAGAACAAATTCAATTACAAGTTGGATTTTTGAAAAATAGTGTGCAACCCATTTTAGATAGAGAAGACAAGGATGAAGTGAAAATTACAGAAATTTCGAAAATTCTGCAAGATTATCCGACGGGAAGTAGTATTGTGGAAGCAAGAGTTTTAGATTCGCAAGGGTATATATTAGGAACGACTAATCAGTCTCAACAATCGGTTATTGGAACTAGAACTACGGAATCAGATGTGCAACAAGTGTTATTAACGAACACTGTATATACATATAATTATACGGAACATGATACACGTTATTGGAAAATTGTTTCCCCAATTTCGTCTAGTAGTGGTAATTTAGGAAATCCTCTAGGCATTATTTCTGTAACGACTAACATTGAGTCGAGGTATACTCAAGTAAAAGATATCGGGGTTATTTTTGTTAGTTCATCATTAATTGCCATTGTGTTGGTCATTATTATTACTTTCTTAATTTCTCAAGGGATTACAAAACCGATTGCGGAAATGAAAAAGCAAACGGAAAAAATTGCGGAAGGGAATTATACGGGTGAAGTTAAAATATACAGTGATGATGAGTTAGGGCAATTAGGTCAAGCGATTAATGATTTGTCCTTTAAAATTAAAGAAGCCCAAGAGAGTACAGAGTCAGAACGTCAACGTTTAGACAGTGTCTTGCGTCATATGAGTGATGGAGTGATTGCAACTGATAGACGTGGTCGTATTGTTATTATGAATACGGCAGCTTTAGATATTTTGAATTTAAAGTCTGAAAAAGTGATTGGAATGCCATTGTTATCTATTTTACCATTGGAAGAAAAAGTGAGTTTTAGAGAGTTATTAGAAACGCAACAAGAGTGTTTGATACACTTGGAAGATGATGGAGAAGATTCCATTATTCAATGTGAATTTTCTGTTATTCAGCGTGAATCGGGATTTATTAGTGGATTAGTTTGCGTTTTAACAGATGTTACCGAACAACAAAAAATTGATCGTGAGCGTAGAAATTTCGTATCCAATGTATCGCATGAATTGCGTACGCCGTTAACAAGTATTAAGAGTTATACTGAAGCCTTAGTCGATGGAGCGTGGGAAAATAAAGAAATTGCTCCAGGATTTTTAAAAGTCATTGAAACTGAAACAGAACGTATGATGCGAATGATTACAGACTTATTAAACTTATCTCGTATGGATCAAAATCGTTTAGGCTTGGAAAAAGAATTTATTCATATGAATGAATTAGTGGTTCATATTGTGAGTCGATTTGAAATGGTATTGCAATCAGAACCTTATCGAGATAAAAATTATCGTATTTTAACAGATATTACGCAACGTGATTTATGGGTGGAATTAGATCAAGATAAGATTACGCAAGTGTTAGATAATATTATTAATAATGCGATTAAATATTCTCCAGATGGAGGACGTATTATTGTTCGTTTAATGGAAACTCATACGGATATTATTGTAAGTGTGAGCGATGAAGGGTTAGGAATTGCTAGAAAAGATATTCCTCATTTATTTGACCGATTTTATCGTGTAGATAAAGCTCGTTCTCGTGCAATGGGGGGAAGTGGTCTTGGATTAGCGATTGCTCAAGAAGTTATTCAATTACATGGTGGAAAAATCTGGGTGAATAGTATTGAAAATAAAGGTTCTACCTTCTTTGTTTCTTTACCATATATTCCATTTGAAGAGGATGGTGAATGGGAATGA
- a CDS encoding S1C family serine protease — MTNEFHEEVETTQENIVLNEEITPEPTPVEKKSAKKKKVFRSGFVGGVTGGLLAVIIGFGAMSATGTLNQLTGAKSTVSSTTTVKTSPTALSNKGAGDVSDVVANVKNAVVSVINKQSLNQNSLFGNYGQSRRQNQKAEDSDLTTASEGSGVIYKVENGYAYIVTNNHVISGSQELEVLMADGTREKAELIGADKWTDLAVLKIKADKVTTVAEFANSDEVKAGQTAIAIGSPLGTEFATSVTQGIVSAKDRSVPTDVDGDGKQDWVVTAIQTDAAINPGNSGGALVNAAGQVIGINSMKISKTSVEGIGFAIPSNEVVSIINQLEKSGKVIRPVLGISMVDLTSVSSQGRQQLGLSNDVKEGVVVADVQDDSSASKGGLKQYDVITEIDGKPIKGVQTLRKALYSKTVGSGIEVTYYRNGQKQTKTIQLTSSDSPSL, encoded by the coding sequence ATGACAAATGAATTCCATGAAGAAGTAGAAACTACGCAAGAAAATATCGTATTAAATGAAGAAATCACACCAGAGCCTACTCCGGTAGAAAAGAAAAGTGCTAAAAAGAAAAAAGTTTTTCGTTCAGGTTTTGTTGGAGGAGTAACCGGTGGATTATTAGCGGTTATTATTGGATTCGGTGCTATGAGTGCAACTGGAACATTAAACCAATTAACTGGAGCAAAATCTACGGTAAGTAGTACAACAACTGTCAAAACAAGCCCTACGGCATTATCGAACAAGGGTGCTGGAGATGTCTCAGATGTTGTTGCTAATGTAAAAAATGCAGTTGTATCTGTTATTAATAAACAAAGTTTAAATCAAAATAGTTTATTTGGTAATTACGGACAAAGTCGTAGACAAAATCAAAAAGCAGAAGATAGTGATTTAACAACTGCTTCTGAAGGTAGCGGAGTTATTTACAAAGTTGAAAATGGTTATGCTTATATCGTAACGAATAATCATGTGATTTCTGGTTCTCAAGAATTAGAAGTATTAATGGCAGATGGAACTCGTGAAAAAGCAGAATTAATTGGTGCAGATAAATGGACTGATTTAGCAGTTTTAAAAATTAAAGCCGATAAAGTCACAACAGTAGCTGAATTTGCTAATTCTGATGAAGTGAAAGCTGGTCAAACAGCTATTGCCATCGGTTCACCTCTAGGAACGGAATTTGCTACAAGTGTCACTCAAGGAATTGTGTCTGCCAAAGATCGTTCTGTTCCAACAGATGTAGATGGAGATGGAAAACAAGATTGGGTTGTAACGGCTATCCAAACAGATGCAGCGATTAATCCAGGAAATTCCGGTGGAGCATTAGTCAATGCCGCAGGACAAGTTATTGGTATCAATTCTATGAAGATTAGTAAGACTAGTGTAGAAGGAATTGGATTTGCGATTCCAAGTAATGAAGTTGTTTCGATTATTAACCAATTAGAAAAATCAGGAAAAGTGATTCGTCCAGTCTTAGGTATTTCCATGGTTGATTTAACATCTGTTTCTTCTCAAGGGCGCCAACAATTAGGATTATCGAATGATGTGAAAGAAGGTGTCGTTGTAGCAGATGTTCAAGATGATAGTAGTGCAAGTAAAGGTGGATTAAAACAATATGATGTCATTACAGAAATTGATGGTAAACCAATCAAAGGTGTGCAAACATTAAGAAAAGCACTCTATAGTAAAACAGTTGGTTCTGGTATAGAAGTCACTTACTATAGAAATGGACAAAAACAAACAAAAACCATTCAATTAACAAGTTCAGACAGTCCAAGTTTATAA